The Gemmata palustris genome includes a region encoding these proteins:
- a CDS encoding dipeptidase, with translation MYRLFFAPLSLVAAVGLLRTPAGDTPAAPKAVVVTEQALAIHNEALLIDGHNDLPWELRQNDAPGFKGIDLTKPQKKFHTDIPRLKKGNVGAQFWSAWVPSSTAKKGTAVKMTLEQIDVIHELARRYPDTFEMAYGTEDILRVRKSGKIASLIGIEGGHAIDNSLALLRDYYKLGARYMTLTHSDSLDWADSCSDAPKANGLTPFGVDVVHEMNRLGMLVDLSHVSPATMKAALKATKAPVIFSHSSAFAVADHARNVPDDVLKLVKENGGVVMVNFYSGFLTPEGARAMKLMFEKDRELKKQFPNDEAKYREAYREWAKDNDYPAGDVRNIVDHIDHIVKVAGIDCAGIGSDFDGVPKLPAQMSDVSCYPLITQLMLDRGYTKEQIHKVLGGNLMRAFAGAEKVSRDWAKGGQ, from the coding sequence ATGTACCGACTCTTCTTCGCTCCGCTCAGCCTCGTGGCGGCCGTGGGGCTGCTGCGGACACCGGCCGGCGACACACCCGCCGCGCCGAAAGCGGTGGTCGTCACCGAACAGGCGCTCGCGATCCACAACGAAGCGCTCCTCATTGACGGGCACAACGACCTGCCCTGGGAGCTCCGCCAGAACGACGCCCCCGGCTTCAAGGGGATCGATCTCACCAAGCCGCAAAAGAAGTTCCACACGGACATTCCGCGCTTGAAGAAGGGCAACGTGGGCGCGCAGTTCTGGAGCGCGTGGGTGCCCTCGTCCACCGCGAAGAAGGGGACTGCGGTCAAGATGACGCTCGAGCAGATCGACGTCATTCACGAGCTCGCCCGGCGCTACCCGGACACGTTCGAGATGGCCTACGGGACCGAGGACATCCTCCGCGTGCGCAAGAGCGGCAAGATCGCGTCCCTCATCGGGATCGAGGGCGGCCACGCGATCGACAACTCGCTCGCCCTGCTCCGCGACTACTACAAGCTCGGCGCGCGGTACATGACCCTCACGCACTCCGACTCGCTCGACTGGGCCGATTCGTGCTCGGACGCGCCGAAGGCCAACGGCCTCACGCCCTTCGGCGTGGACGTGGTCCACGAGATGAACCGGCTCGGGATGCTCGTCGACCTCTCGCACGTCTCGCCCGCCACCATGAAGGCCGCGCTGAAGGCGACCAAGGCACCGGTCATCTTCTCGCACTCGTCGGCGTTCGCGGTCGCGGACCACGCGCGGAACGTGCCCGACGACGTGCTGAAACTCGTGAAGGAGAACGGCGGGGTGGTGATGGTGAACTTCTACAGCGGGTTCCTCACGCCCGAGGGCGCGCGGGCCATGAAACTCATGTTCGAGAAGGACCGCGAGCTGAAGAAGCAGTTCCCGAACGACGAGGCCAAGTACCGCGAGGCGTACCGCGAGTGGGCGAAGGACAACGACTACCCCGCGGGCGACGTGCGCAACATCGTGGACCACATCGACCACATCGTGAAGGTCGCGGGTATCGACTGCGCCGGGATCGGCTCGGACTTCGACGGCGTGCCCAAGCTGCCCGCCCAGATGAGCGACGTGTCGTGCTACCCGCTCATCACGCAACTCATGCTGGACCGCGGGTACACGAAGGAGCAGATCCACAAGGTGCTCGGCGGGAACCTGATGCGCGCGTTCGCGGGGGCCGAGAAGGTGAGCCGCGACTGGGCGAAGGGCGGGCAATGA
- a CDS encoding HAD family hydrolase, whose translation MSIKTVIFDFGNVVAFFDHGRAIARLADYTDMDPVELTLILYGSAIEDDYERGAISTAEYVREAKLNGRLTCTDEQFLAAFVDIFWRNDEVCALIPLLKPKYRVVLASNTTQAHFDAYTRQFADALARFDQLGTSFKSRARKPEPAFFADVHRHAGAEPGECVFIDDLPTNIEAAEKFGWKGIVYRADGTLRDKLRAAGVEVGTT comes from the coding sequence ATGTCAATCAAGACGGTGATTTTCGACTTCGGGAACGTGGTCGCATTCTTCGACCACGGGCGCGCGATCGCGCGGCTCGCCGATTACACCGACATGGACCCGGTGGAACTCACGCTCATCCTGTACGGCAGCGCGATCGAGGACGACTACGAGCGCGGCGCCATTAGTACCGCGGAGTACGTCCGCGAGGCCAAGCTCAACGGGCGGCTCACGTGTACCGACGAGCAATTCCTCGCGGCGTTCGTGGACATCTTCTGGCGGAACGACGAGGTGTGTGCCCTCATTCCGCTGCTGAAGCCCAAGTACCGCGTGGTGCTCGCGAGTAACACCACGCAAGCGCACTTCGATGCGTACACGCGGCAATTCGCGGACGCGCTCGCGCGCTTCGACCAGCTCGGTACATCATTCAAGTCCCGTGCGCGGAAACCGGAGCCCGCGTTCTTCGCGGACGTCCACCGGCACGCGGGGGCCGAACCCGGCGAGTGCGTGTTCATCGACGACCTCCCCACGAACATTGAAGCCGCTGAGAAGTTCGGTTGGAAGGGCATTGTTTACCGCGCCGATGGCACGCTGCGCGACAAACTGCGGGCGGCCGGGGTGGAGGTCGGTACAACATAA
- a CDS encoding copper homeostasis protein CutC gives MTPRVAIIGAGLAGLTAAHRLLSRPSPPEVTIIDKGRHGGGRACTRNVDLPDGRKARFDLGPPNLYARHSRLFDRNPLDLQRVLDALENTAGALDVRGLLDAERGFQTAALAAELPGEDLFTRRAIGRIGAAGEALGEPITALTAAHGMRELAFRLLTVHGDRLDFRDYTLAEKLERTDTGWRVHTRSLRDEHRSTVHANALILTPPVPQTLELLERNKLALPDELRDALRKVTYSRCVALYGVFAGAGALQPGGVWLGDGPLEWITDNHLKNVSAVNGSITALTTDEWATAHWDEPDARIIELLLPRLRAWVGEPVAPGQVWVHKWRWARPVSPMRPPCVVLRDLSAVLAGDGFASASADHADAAVASGEAAAHRMGALLTALARRDGRYTVARPQRYTLEIAVTSPEEAVYATRAGADRLELSSGLALGGLTPSLGLFRAVRKIADGVPLYVLLRPREGGFAYSRAELGVMVEDAETFMREGADGIVFGALTHKGRVYHDGCRALVGAARGRAVFHRAFDFLPEPLVALDELIELGFERVLTSGGATTAEAGTTHLAALVQHAGWQIEILPAGRVRGDTVADLVRATRCDQVHAGPRAARADGGLDARPALAGAMGATTELDENAVRHLRQQLDGLVESLS, from the coding sequence ATGACCCCGCGCGTCGCGATCATCGGCGCCGGGCTCGCGGGGCTGACCGCCGCGCACCGGCTCCTGTCGCGCCCGTCCCCCCCCGAGGTCACGATCATCGATAAGGGGCGGCACGGGGGCGGGCGCGCGTGTACGCGCAATGTGGACCTCCCCGACGGGCGCAAGGCGCGCTTCGACCTCGGCCCGCCGAACCTGTACGCGCGGCACTCCCGCCTCTTCGACCGGAACCCGCTGGACCTCCAGAGGGTGCTGGACGCACTGGAAAACACAGCGGGCGCACTGGACGTGCGGGGCCTGCTGGACGCAGAGCGCGGGTTTCAAACGGCGGCGCTGGCCGCGGAACTCCCCGGCGAAGACCTCTTCACGCGGCGCGCGATCGGGCGCATCGGCGCCGCGGGCGAAGCGCTGGGCGAGCCGATCACCGCTCTCACCGCGGCCCACGGAATGCGCGAACTCGCGTTCCGGCTCCTCACCGTACACGGCGACCGGCTCGACTTCCGCGACTACACGCTCGCCGAGAAACTGGAGCGCACCGACACCGGTTGGCGCGTCCACACGCGATCGCTGCGCGACGAGCACCGGTCCACCGTCCACGCGAACGCCCTGATCCTCACCCCGCCGGTCCCCCAAACGCTCGAACTGCTCGAGCGGAACAAGCTCGCGCTACCCGATGAACTGCGCGACGCGCTGCGCAAAGTGACCTATTCGCGCTGCGTCGCCCTTTACGGCGTGTTCGCGGGCGCGGGCGCCCTGCAGCCCGGCGGCGTGTGGCTCGGCGACGGCCCGCTCGAGTGGATCACCGACAACCACCTGAAAAACGTGTCCGCGGTGAACGGGTCGATCACCGCGCTGACCACGGACGAATGGGCTACCGCGCACTGGGACGAGCCCGATGCGCGGATCATCGAGCTGCTCCTGCCGCGGCTGCGCGCGTGGGTCGGCGAGCCGGTCGCCCCGGGCCAGGTCTGGGTTCACAAGTGGCGCTGGGCGCGCCCGGTGTCCCCGATGCGCCCGCCCTGCGTGGTGCTGCGCGACCTCTCGGCGGTCCTCGCCGGCGACGGGTTCGCGAGTGCCAGCGCCGACCACGCGGACGCCGCGGTCGCGAGCGGCGAGGCCGCAGCGCACCGGATGGGCGCGCTGCTGACGGCCCTCGCCCGGCGCGACGGGCGGTACACCGTCGCGCGCCCGCAGCGCTACACCCTCGAGATCGCCGTAACGTCGCCCGAAGAAGCCGTGTACGCGACGCGCGCCGGCGCGGACCGGCTGGAACTCTCCAGCGGGCTCGCGCTGGGCGGGCTCACGCCGTCGCTCGGGCTGTTCCGCGCCGTGCGCAAGATCGCGGACGGGGTTCCGCTGTACGTACTACTGCGCCCCCGAGAGGGCGGATTCGCGTACTCGCGGGCGGAGCTCGGCGTAATGGTCGAGGACGCGGAAACGTTCATGCGCGAGGGCGCGGACGGCATCGTGTTCGGCGCGCTCACCCACAAGGGCCGCGTGTACCACGACGGGTGCCGCGCGCTGGTCGGAGCGGCGCGGGGCCGGGCCGTGTTCCACCGCGCGTTCGATTTCCTGCCCGAGCCACTCGTTGCGCTGGACGAACTCATCGAACTCGGATTCGAGCGCGTCCTGACCAGCGGCGGCGCGACGACCGCCGAAGCCGGGACAACGCACCTCGCCGCGCTCGTGCAGCACGCCGGGTGGCAGATCGAGATCCTGCCCGCGGGCCGGGTGCGCGGGGACACCGTGGCCGACTTGGTCCGGGCGACGCGGTGCGATCAGGTCCACGCCGGCCCGCGGGCCGCACGCGCGGACGGCGGGCTCGACGCGCGCCCGGCACTGGCCGGTGCGATGGGCGCCACTACCGAACTCGACGAGAACGCGGTGCGCCACCTGCGCCAGCAGCTCGACGGGCTGGTCGAGTCGCTATCATGA
- the glyA gene encoding serine hydroxymethyltransferase: MDILQQADPEVFAAIAGERVRQQVGLEMIASENYTSPAVMAAQGSCLTNKYAEGYPGKRYYGGCEFVDVVEKLAIDRVKQLFGGDHANVQPHSGAQANMAVFLAALQPGDTIMGLDLAHGGHLTHGMRLNFSGKYFKVVSYGVRKDDHRIDFDDLVAKAREHKPKLVIAGASAYPRTLEFSKFAEVCAEVGAPLMVDMAHISGLVAAKEHPDPVPHAAFVTSTTHKTLRGPRGGFILCKQEWADKINSAVFPGVQGGPLMHVIAAKAVAFAEALKPEFKQYAQQVLANAKVLAAELQAAGFPVVSGGTDTHLMLIDVTAKGSTGKLAEHALDAAGITVNKNMIPFDPRKPLDPSGIRLGTPALTTRGMKEPEMKQIARWITDVLTASGDAAVTARVKGAVLELSKQFPAPSESAAGGR; this comes from the coding sequence ATGGACATTCTTCAACAGGCCGACCCCGAGGTGTTTGCGGCGATCGCGGGCGAGCGCGTGCGCCAGCAGGTCGGTCTGGAGATGATCGCGAGCGAGAACTACACGAGCCCCGCGGTGATGGCCGCGCAGGGCTCGTGCCTCACAAATAAATACGCCGAGGGCTACCCGGGTAAGCGGTATTATGGCGGTTGCGAATTCGTCGACGTCGTGGAGAAGCTCGCGATCGACCGCGTGAAGCAACTCTTCGGCGGCGACCACGCGAACGTGCAGCCGCACTCCGGCGCGCAGGCGAACATGGCCGTGTTCCTCGCCGCGCTCCAGCCCGGCGACACCATCATGGGGTTGGACCTCGCTCACGGCGGGCACCTCACGCACGGGATGCGGCTGAACTTCTCCGGCAAGTATTTCAAGGTCGTCAGCTACGGCGTGCGGAAGGACGACCACCGCATCGATTTCGACGACCTCGTGGCGAAGGCACGCGAGCACAAGCCGAAGCTCGTGATTGCCGGCGCGAGCGCGTACCCGCGGACGTTGGAATTCTCGAAGTTCGCCGAGGTCTGCGCCGAAGTGGGCGCGCCGCTCATGGTGGACATGGCGCACATCTCGGGGCTCGTCGCGGCGAAGGAGCACCCGGACCCGGTGCCGCACGCCGCCTTTGTTACGAGCACCACGCACAAGACCCTGCGGGGGCCGCGCGGCGGGTTCATCCTGTGCAAGCAAGAGTGGGCCGACAAGATCAACTCCGCCGTCTTCCCCGGGGTCCAGGGCGGGCCGCTCATGCACGTCATCGCGGCGAAGGCGGTCGCGTTCGCGGAGGCGCTGAAACCCGAGTTCAAGCAGTACGCCCAACAGGTGCTGGCGAACGCGAAGGTGCTAGCCGCGGAACTGCAGGCGGCTGGGTTCCCGGTCGTGTCCGGCGGGACCGACACGCACCTGATGCTGATCGATGTGACCGCGAAGGGCTCGACCGGTAAACTGGCGGAACACGCGCTCGACGCGGCGGGCATTACCGTTAACAAGAACATGATCCCGTTCGACCCGCGCAAGCCCCTCGACCCGTCCGGCATCCGGCTCGGCACCCCCGCGCTGACGACCCGCGGGATGAAGGAACCGGAGATGAAGCAGATCGCGCGCTGGATCACGGACGTGCTCACCGCCTCCGGCGACGCGGCCGTGACCGCCCGGGTGAAGGGCGCCGTGCTAGAATTGAGCAAGCAGTTCCCGGCCCCGAGCGAGTCGGCCGCGGGCGGGCGGTGA
- a CDS encoding THUMP domain-containing class I SAM-dependent RNA methyltransferase, which yields MARYFATCARGLEPVLAGELNDLGARDVEPGRGGATFHGDAAMLYRACLWLRTAVRVLRPIHEFDAHSPDELYDAVRSINWNDWMTPDQTLAVDCNVRDSALTHSQYAARRVKDAICDQFRDRTGRRPSVDTEQPMIGLNLHVSKNRAILSLDSSWSSLHKRGYRPIQTIAPLNEALAAGLLLRANWNKSTPLVDPMCGSGTFCIEASWIALNRPPGLTRKWFAFQGWPDFDRPLWNAMRDDARRAVLKDLPAPIAGSDVRQDAIDFALQNARAAGVGSQLNFQRLELRDARPPSDAPGVLICNPPYGERIGEEEELIDLYARIGATAKEHWRGWRLLLFTSNTMLAKKVGLKVVHKEPFFNGSLECFLWEFATGR from the coding sequence ATGGCACGTTACTTTGCGACCTGTGCCCGCGGACTGGAACCGGTCCTCGCGGGCGAATTGAACGACCTGGGCGCGCGGGACGTCGAGCCCGGGCGGGGGGGCGCCACGTTCCACGGCGACGCGGCCATGCTGTACCGCGCGTGCCTCTGGCTCCGCACCGCGGTCCGCGTGCTGCGCCCGATCCACGAGTTCGACGCGCACTCGCCCGACGAACTGTACGACGCGGTGCGCTCGATTAACTGGAACGACTGGATGACGCCCGACCAGACGCTCGCGGTCGATTGCAACGTGCGCGACTCCGCGCTCACGCACTCGCAGTACGCGGCGCGCCGGGTGAAGGACGCGATCTGCGACCAGTTCCGCGACCGCACCGGGCGCCGACCGAGCGTGGACACCGAGCAGCCGATGATCGGGCTGAACCTGCACGTCTCCAAGAACCGCGCGATCCTGAGCCTCGACAGCTCGTGGTCGTCGCTGCACAAGCGCGGGTACCGGCCGATCCAGACCATCGCGCCGTTAAACGAAGCGCTCGCCGCGGGGTTGCTCCTGCGCGCCAACTGGAACAAGTCCACGCCACTCGTGGACCCGATGTGCGGGTCCGGGACGTTCTGCATCGAGGCCTCTTGGATCGCGCTGAACCGCCCGCCCGGGCTCACGCGGAAGTGGTTCGCGTTCCAGGGGTGGCCCGACTTCGACCGGCCGCTGTGGAACGCGATGCGCGACGACGCGCGCCGGGCCGTGCTCAAGGACCTACCTGCACCGATCGCCGGCTCGGACGTGCGGCAGGACGCGATCGACTTCGCACTCCAGAACGCGCGCGCTGCCGGGGTCGGGAGCCAGTTGAACTTCCAGCGGCTCGAACTCCGCGACGCGCGCCCGCCCTCGGACGCGCCCGGCGTGCTGATCTGCAACCCGCCCTACGGCGAGCGCATCGGCGAAGAGGAAGAGTTGATCGACCTGTACGCCCGCATCGGCGCGACCGCGAAGGAGCACTGGCGCGGCTGGCGCCTGCTCCTGTTCACCAGTAACACGATGCTGGCGAAGAAGGTGGGCCTGAAGGTGGTTCACAAGGAACCATTCTTCAACGGCTCGCTAGAGTGCTTCTTGTGGGAGTTCGCGACCGGGCGGTAA
- a CDS encoding serine/threonine-protein kinase, whose protein sequence is MTGMADPPLATFLATLRRSRLLDPPDFDRLTARHNPASARAFADALVGTGVLTHYQAEKLLDGRWYGLVLGPYSILAPLGRGGMGTVVYLARDRRMSAALGDSELVALKLLTNRKAEREPKALRRFRREMVLGRRADHPNVVHTLAAGTLDDVHYTALEYVPGRTVRQLVLETGPLAVGDAARVFADVAAGLAHVHERGLVHRDVKPSNVMVRPDGRGVLLDLGLALVPGEPLPDDPTIVGGRGYTVGTMDYLAPEQARDASAVGPAADLYGLGCAIVFALTGSPPFPAPTAREKIARHRSDWPPALEQVPPAFARIVHTLMAKSPHMRYESATVVQGLLAKWATAPQPRAPVNALAQADAPGRDTGLWELVPGEDLPDPSAGPGWELVHNLDDTPRSIEVLEIPPEKPRRAGCLTAGALFALLGFVAMRVV, encoded by the coding sequence ATGACCGGCATGGCCGACCCGCCGCTCGCCACGTTCCTCGCGACGCTGCGCCGCAGCCGGCTCCTCGACCCGCCCGACTTCGACCGGCTCACCGCGCGCCACAACCCCGCGTCCGCCCGCGCGTTCGCGGACGCCCTCGTCGGCACCGGTGTTCTCACGCACTACCAAGCCGAAAAGCTCCTCGACGGGCGCTGGTACGGGCTCGTCCTCGGACCGTACAGCATCCTCGCCCCTCTCGGGCGCGGGGGCATGGGCACCGTGGTGTACCTCGCGCGCGACCGGCGCATGTCAGCGGCGCTCGGGGATTCGGAACTGGTCGCCCTGAAACTGCTCACGAACCGCAAGGCCGAGCGCGAGCCCAAGGCGCTCCGGCGGTTCCGGCGCGAGATGGTGCTGGGCCGACGCGCCGACCACCCGAACGTGGTTCACACGCTGGCGGCCGGCACGCTCGACGACGTCCACTACACCGCGCTCGAGTACGTCCCCGGGCGCACAGTGCGGCAGCTCGTTCTCGAGACCGGCCCGCTCGCGGTCGGCGACGCGGCCCGGGTGTTCGCGGACGTCGCCGCGGGGCTGGCCCACGTCCACGAGCGCGGACTCGTCCACCGGGACGTCAAGCCGAGTAACGTGATGGTCCGGCCCGACGGACGCGGCGTGCTCCTCGACCTCGGGCTCGCTCTCGTCCCGGGTGAACCGCTACCGGACGACCCGACCATCGTCGGGGGCCGGGGGTACACCGTGGGCACGATGGACTACCTCGCGCCCGAACAGGCCCGCGACGCGAGCGCCGTCGGCCCCGCGGCCGACCTCTACGGCCTCGGGTGCGCGATCGTGTTCGCGCTGACGGGGTCGCCCCCCTTCCCCGCACCGACGGCCAGGGAGAAAATCGCCCGGCACCGGTCCGATTGGCCGCCCGCGCTCGAGCAGGTGCCTCCGGCCTTCGCCCGGATCGTTCACACTCTCATGGCGAAGTCCCCGCACATGCGGTACGAGTCCGCCACCGTGGTTCAGGGGCTCCTCGCGAAATGGGCGACCGCACCGCAACCCCGCGCGCCCGTGAACGCGCTGGCGCAGGCCGATGCGCCCGGGCGCGACACGGGGCTGTGGGAGTTGGTGCCCGGCGAAGATTTACCGGACCCCAGCGCTGGTCCCGGTTGGGAGTTGGTTCACAACCTCGACGACACTCCAAGGTCGATCGAGGTACTAGAAATCCCTCCAGAAAAGCCCCGGCGCGCCGGGTGCCTCACGGCAGGGGCGCTGTTCGCGCTGTTGGGTTTCGTAGCAATGCGTGTGGTGTGA